One genomic window of Arthrobacter sp. KBS0703 includes the following:
- a CDS encoding RNA polymerase sigma factor, with translation MLATREHQFVAMHSEHFGRVYKYIAYRVNDSPRAEELANDVFRIAWEKDFPEAPSPGWLIATARNVVGNEYRGRERKQRLTERLQAEARISAQSGGDDERAAVAEILLQLNDKDREVLMLSYWDDLTTAELAETLKCSVSAAGVRLHRARKAFARRLPAHLKTDRKG, from the coding sequence ATGTTGGCTACCAGGGAGCATCAGTTCGTCGCGATGCACTCCGAACACTTCGGCCGGGTGTACAAATACATCGCGTACCGCGTCAATGACAGCCCCCGGGCTGAAGAACTGGCCAACGACGTCTTTCGCATCGCATGGGAGAAGGACTTTCCCGAGGCCCCCAGCCCCGGCTGGCTGATCGCCACCGCAAGAAACGTCGTCGGCAACGAATATCGGGGCAGGGAACGCAAACAGCGGCTGACGGAGCGGCTGCAGGCCGAAGCCCGGATTTCGGCCCAATCCGGCGGCGACGACGAGCGCGCAGCTGTCGCCGAAATACTGCTCCAGCTCAACGACAAGGACCGTGAAGTGCTCATGCTCAGTTATTGGGATGACCTGACGACGGCGGAACTCGCCGAAACGCTCAAATGCTCCGTGTCGGCGGCCGGGGTGCGGCTTCACCGTGCCCGTAAGGCATTTGCACGGCGCCTCCCGGCACACCTGAAGACGGACAGGAAGGGCTAG
- a CDS encoding RNA polymerase sigma factor, with translation MESERELAFIAVHRDSYPRVYRFVRRRVESTELAEELAADVFRVVWQKWGDAPRTDIAWMFTVARNLIGNAYRSRDRLLALQIKLRASAELSGSGSEDLVVHDALAALRDSERDILQMAYWDELSTAEIAGVLGCSESAAKVRLHRARAAFRKHMPVAAGSVTQKMGA, from the coding sequence GTGGAATCGGAACGCGAACTGGCGTTCATCGCCGTTCACAGGGACAGCTATCCGCGGGTTTACAGATTTGTGCGGCGGCGCGTGGAATCGACGGAGCTCGCCGAAGAGCTCGCCGCGGACGTGTTCCGCGTTGTGTGGCAGAAATGGGGTGACGCGCCGCGGACCGACATCGCCTGGATGTTCACCGTCGCGCGGAACCTGATCGGAAATGCGTACCGCAGCCGTGACCGGCTCCTGGCGCTCCAGATAAAACTGCGGGCATCCGCTGAGCTCTCCGGCTCGGGGTCCGAGGACCTGGTGGTCCACGACGCGCTGGCCGCCCTCCGCGACAGTGAGCGCGACATCCTCCAAATGGCCTACTGGGACGAGCTGAGCACGGCCGAGATCGCCGGTGTCCTGGGGTGCAGCGAATCCGCCGCAAAGGTCCGCCTGCACCGTGCCAGGGCCGCCTTCCGCAAGCACATGCCTGTGGCCGCCGGGTCGGTCACACAGAAGATGGGTGCATGA
- a CDS encoding AMP-binding protein — protein MVTNSYRDAYGRSLAEPDRFWLEAAAGVSWSRAPQQAVDSTRAPVYGWYPDGVLNTSFNALDRHVLAGRGDQDALIYDSAMLGSQRRYSYAELTDLVARFAGVLRAQGVGKGDRVVIYMPMIPEAAIAMLATARLGAIHSVVFGGFAPKELASRIKDASPVAVVTASGGMEPSRRVEYLPAVAEALALAGAEGARVLVKERDGFEARGTDYSGWLDWDDEMAAAEPAGPVDVAATDPLYILYTSGTTGSPKGVVRDNGGHAVALSWTMKNIYDAGPGDVMWTASDVGWVVGHSYIVYGPLIAGATTVLYEGKPVGTPDAGAFWRVIGDHKVNVLFTAPTALRAIRKADPGAALLAGYDTSSLKTLFVAGERLDTDTYHWAAAALGVPVVDHWWQTETGWAICANPRGLDALPIKPGSPSMPMPGFNLGIVDAAGAAVEAGVEGNIVLGLPLPPGTLTTLWGNDERYVSSYLRAFEGCYATGDSGYRDEDGYVFVMGRTDDVINVAGHRLSTGSMEQVIGQHPAVAECAVIGVADTLKGQHASGYVVLKAGADVPEDVLVQELIALVRRDIGAVADFKHVAVVEALPKTRSGKILRKTMRQIADGDNYVVPSTIEDPGVLDRLIGILRPAAGAAG, from the coding sequence ATGGTCACCAACAGTTACCGCGACGCCTATGGCCGAAGCCTCGCCGAACCCGACCGATTCTGGCTGGAGGCGGCCGCGGGGGTGTCCTGGTCGCGGGCGCCGCAACAGGCGGTGGACAGCACCCGTGCTCCGGTCTACGGCTGGTACCCCGACGGCGTCCTCAACACGTCCTTCAATGCCCTGGACCGGCACGTCCTGGCCGGCCGAGGGGACCAGGACGCACTCATCTATGACTCCGCCATGCTGGGCAGCCAGCGCCGGTACAGTTATGCGGAACTCACCGATCTCGTGGCCAGGTTCGCCGGCGTCCTGAGGGCACAGGGCGTGGGCAAGGGGGACCGGGTGGTGATCTACATGCCCATGATCCCCGAGGCCGCCATCGCCATGCTTGCAACAGCCCGGCTGGGTGCAATCCACTCCGTGGTGTTCGGCGGATTCGCCCCCAAGGAACTGGCTTCCCGCATCAAGGATGCCTCCCCGGTGGCCGTCGTCACCGCGTCCGGCGGAATGGAGCCGTCCCGGCGCGTGGAGTATCTGCCGGCAGTCGCGGAAGCCCTCGCGCTCGCAGGAGCGGAAGGCGCGCGGGTCCTGGTCAAGGAGCGGGACGGCTTCGAGGCCCGCGGCACGGACTATTCCGGCTGGCTGGACTGGGATGACGAAATGGCCGCGGCCGAACCCGCAGGGCCGGTCGACGTCGCCGCCACGGATCCGCTCTATATCCTGTACACGTCGGGGACCACCGGGAGCCCCAAGGGCGTGGTCCGTGACAACGGCGGGCATGCCGTGGCCCTGAGCTGGACCATGAAAAACATCTACGACGCCGGCCCGGGGGACGTGATGTGGACCGCGTCCGACGTCGGATGGGTGGTGGGCCATTCCTACATCGTGTACGGTCCCCTCATCGCCGGGGCCACCACCGTGCTGTACGAGGGCAAGCCCGTGGGCACGCCGGATGCCGGGGCCTTCTGGCGCGTGATCGGTGACCACAAAGTCAACGTGCTATTCACCGCGCCGACTGCCCTGCGTGCCATCCGCAAGGCGGATCCCGGGGCCGCCCTGCTGGCCGGCTACGACACTTCCAGCCTCAAGACCCTCTTCGTCGCCGGGGAGCGCCTGGACACCGACACCTACCACTGGGCCGCGGCAGCGCTGGGCGTGCCGGTCGTGGACCACTGGTGGCAGACCGAAACTGGCTGGGCCATCTGCGCCAATCCCCGGGGCCTGGACGCCCTGCCCATCAAGCCCGGCTCACCCTCGATGCCGATGCCCGGCTTCAACCTTGGCATCGTGGATGCCGCTGGCGCAGCGGTCGAGGCAGGCGTGGAAGGCAATATTGTGCTGGGGCTTCCGCTGCCGCCGGGGACCCTCACCACGCTATGGGGAAATGATGAGCGGTATGTCTCGTCGTACCTCCGGGCGTTTGAGGGCTGCTACGCCACCGGCGACTCCGGCTACCGGGACGAGGACGGCTACGTCTTCGTGATGGGGCGCACCGACGACGTCATCAACGTGGCCGGTCACCGGCTGTCCACGGGATCGATGGAGCAGGTCATCGGGCAGCACCCGGCGGTGGCGGAGTGCGCGGTCATCGGCGTGGCTGACACCCTGAAAGGCCAGCATGCCAGCGGCTACGTGGTGCTCAAGGCCGGGGCTGACGTGCCGGAGGACGTGCTGGTGCAGGAGCTTATCGCCCTGGTCCGGCGGGACATCGGGGCGGTGGCCGATTTCAAGCACGTTGCGGTGGTTGAGGCACTGCCCAAGACCAGGTCCGGGAAGATCCTTCGGAAGACGATGCGGCAAATTGCCGACGGCGACAACTACGTGGTGCCGTCCACCATAGAGGACCCCGGCGTGCTCGACCGGCTGATCGGAATTCTGCGCCCGGCGGCCGGCGCTGCTGGTTGA
- the prpB gene encoding methylisocitrate lyase codes for MLYSKTTPEQKRIRFRELLASGTVQQFPGAFNPLSARLIEEKGFAGVYISGAVLANDLGLPDIGLTTLTEVATRAGQIARMTDLPCIVDADTGFGEPMNVARSVQELENAGLAGCHIEDQFNPKRCGHLDGKNVVDLDTATKRIRAAADARRDPNFLIMARTDIRAVDGLEAAQERAKALVEAGADAIFPEAMKDLGEFQAIRDAVDVPILANMTEFGKSDLFTVEQLQGVGVNMVIYPVTLLRSAMGAAERTLESIKADGTQEAQVGNMLTRARLYDLVDYEAYNRFDTGVFNFRIPGTH; via the coding sequence ATGCTGTATTCCAAGACCACTCCGGAGCAGAAGCGCATCCGCTTCCGTGAGCTGCTCGCGTCCGGGACCGTCCAGCAGTTCCCGGGTGCCTTCAATCCGCTCTCGGCCCGGCTGATCGAGGAGAAGGGCTTCGCCGGCGTCTACATTTCCGGCGCCGTGCTGGCGAACGACCTCGGGCTGCCGGACATCGGCCTCACCACCCTCACCGAAGTGGCCACCCGCGCCGGGCAGATCGCGCGCATGACCGACCTTCCATGCATCGTGGATGCCGATACCGGCTTCGGCGAGCCAATGAACGTTGCCCGGAGCGTCCAGGAACTGGAGAACGCCGGGCTGGCCGGCTGCCACATCGAGGACCAGTTCAACCCGAAGCGCTGCGGCCACCTGGACGGCAAGAACGTGGTGGACTTGGACACGGCCACGAAACGGATCCGGGCCGCGGCCGACGCACGCCGGGATCCGAACTTCCTGATCATGGCCCGCACAGACATCCGTGCCGTGGACGGGCTGGAAGCGGCGCAGGAGCGGGCCAAAGCCCTGGTCGAGGCCGGTGCGGACGCTATTTTCCCGGAGGCCATGAAGGACCTCGGCGAATTTCAGGCCATCCGGGACGCAGTGGACGTGCCGATCCTGGCCAACATGACCGAATTCGGCAAGAGCGACCTTTTCACCGTGGAGCAGCTGCAGGGCGTGGGCGTGAACATGGTGATATATCCCGTCACCCTGCTCCGTAGTGCCATGGGCGCTGCGGAGCGTACGCTGGAATCGATTAAGGCCGACGGAACGCAGGAGGCACAGGTAGGGAACATGCTGACCCGCGCGCGGCTGTATGACCTCGTGGACTACGAGGCCTACAACCGCTTCGACACCGGCGTCTTCAACTTCCGGATCCCCGGAACGCACTGA
- a CDS encoding NUDIX hydrolase: MPGNSENTPAARQVSDAPSPRRLLSTEKVYEGRIWDVVSDSFKLTDDGEALVRDYIDHPGAVAVLPMNDAGEVLLIKQYRHPVGMDLWEIPAGLLDVEGEDFVAGAARELAEEADLVAGTWNVLVDFFNSPGSSSEAIRIYLARGISEVPHHELHVRTDEEAEIELHWIPLEDAVAAVLDGRLHNPSAVVGILAAAAAAADDFGGLRPADAPWPAHPSQR, encoded by the coding sequence ATGCCCGGTAATTCTGAAAATACTCCTGCTGCCCGGCAGGTTTCGGATGCGCCGAGCCCGCGCCGTCTGCTGTCTACGGAAAAGGTCTACGAGGGACGGATCTGGGACGTTGTCAGTGACAGCTTCAAGCTCACTGACGACGGCGAGGCCCTGGTCCGCGACTACATCGACCACCCTGGGGCCGTCGCGGTGCTGCCCATGAATGACGCCGGCGAGGTGCTGCTGATCAAGCAGTACCGGCACCCGGTGGGCATGGACCTCTGGGAGATTCCGGCCGGCCTGCTGGACGTGGAGGGTGAGGACTTCGTGGCAGGCGCCGCACGGGAACTCGCCGAGGAGGCCGACCTCGTGGCCGGCACCTGGAATGTCCTGGTGGATTTTTTCAATTCACCGGGGTCCTCCAGTGAGGCGATCCGCATCTACCTTGCCCGCGGGATCAGCGAGGTGCCGCATCACGAACTGCACGTGCGCACGGACGAGGAAGCGGAAATCGAGCTCCACTGGATTCCGCTCGAGGACGCCGTTGCGGCGGTTCTTGACGGCCGCCTGCACAACCCGTCCGCCGTCGTCGGAATCCTCGCCGCCGCGGCCGCGGCGGCCGATGACTTCGGCGGCCTCCGGCCCGCAGACGCGCCCTGGCCCGCCCATCCAAGCCAGCGCTGA
- a CDS encoding CTP synthase, translating to MIGSNSVVQRSNSRVNSRFPGSSKTTKHIFVTGGVASSLGKGLTASSLGHLLRARGLSVTMQKLDPYLNVDPGTMNPFQHGEVFVTDDGAETDLDIGHYERFLDENLEGSANVTTGQVYSTVIAKERRGEYLGDTVQVIPHITDEIKRRMRLPAEGKNAPDVIITEIGGTVGDIESQPFLESARQVRQDIGRGNVFFLHVSLVPYIGPSQELKTKPTQHSVAALRSIGIQPEAIVIRSDREVPDAMREKIGRMCDVDIDAVVNAADAPSIYDIPKTLHTQGLDSYIVRALDLPFKDVDWTSWDKLLEAVHNPKHEVEIALVGKYIDLPDAYLSVTEALRAGGFANDAKVKIRWVPSDECETHEGAVRSLEGVDAICVPGGFGIRGLEGKLGALKFARETKLPVLGLCLGLQCMVIEYARNVVGLEGASSSEFEPDSKYPVIATMEEQLDIVEGKGDLGGTMRLGLYEAKLDEGSVIAETYGTTTVSERHRHRYEVNNKYREQIAQQGLVFSGTSPDGKLVEYVELPREVHPYYVATQAHPELSSRPTRPHPLFAGLVKAALEHQSGSADNGTAAAGTTAGEAAAPEAAAVEAGAAGKAARTVTAK from the coding sequence ATGATAGGCTCGAATTCCGTGGTGCAGCGATCAAATTCCCGTGTAAATTCCCGGTTCCCGGGCTCGTCCAAGACGACCAAACACATCTTCGTCACCGGTGGTGTGGCGTCCTCGCTAGGTAAGGGACTGACGGCTTCGAGCCTCGGCCACCTGCTGCGGGCACGCGGTTTGTCTGTAACTATGCAGAAGCTCGATCCCTATCTGAATGTGGATCCGGGCACGATGAACCCCTTCCAGCACGGCGAGGTCTTCGTCACAGACGACGGCGCCGAGACGGACCTGGACATCGGCCACTACGAGCGCTTCCTCGACGAGAACCTCGAGGGCTCGGCCAACGTGACCACCGGCCAGGTCTACTCCACGGTGATCGCCAAGGAACGCCGCGGCGAGTACCTCGGCGACACCGTCCAGGTCATCCCGCATATCACCGATGAGATCAAGCGCCGCATGCGGCTTCCCGCCGAGGGCAAGAACGCGCCGGACGTCATCATCACCGAGATCGGCGGCACGGTGGGCGACATCGAGTCGCAGCCCTTCCTTGAGTCCGCCCGCCAGGTCCGCCAGGACATCGGCCGCGGCAACGTCTTCTTCCTGCACGTGTCGCTGGTCCCGTACATCGGTCCCTCGCAGGAGCTCAAGACCAAGCCCACGCAGCACTCCGTGGCAGCCCTCCGCTCCATCGGCATCCAGCCCGAGGCCATCGTGATCCGCTCGGACCGCGAAGTGCCCGACGCCATGCGCGAGAAGATCGGCCGCATGTGCGACGTCGACATCGACGCCGTGGTCAACGCCGCAGATGCCCCCAGCATCTACGACATCCCCAAGACGCTGCACACGCAGGGCCTGGACTCCTACATCGTCCGTGCCCTGGACCTGCCGTTCAAGGACGTCGACTGGACCAGCTGGGACAAGCTGCTGGAGGCCGTGCACAACCCCAAGCACGAGGTCGAGATTGCCCTCGTGGGCAAGTACATCGACCTCCCGGACGCCTACCTCTCCGTGACCGAGGCCCTGCGCGCCGGCGGCTTCGCCAACGACGCCAAGGTCAAGATCCGCTGGGTCCCGTCGGATGAGTGCGAAACGCATGAAGGCGCCGTTCGGTCGCTGGAGGGCGTGGACGCCATTTGCGTGCCGGGCGGGTTCGGCATCCGAGGCCTTGAAGGCAAGCTGGGCGCGCTGAAGTTCGCCCGCGAAACCAAGCTGCCGGTCCTGGGCCTGTGCCTGGGCCTGCAGTGCATGGTCATTGAGTACGCCCGGAACGTGGTGGGCCTGGAGGGAGCGTCCTCCAGCGAGTTCGAGCCGGACTCCAAGTACCCGGTGATCGCCACCATGGAAGAGCAGCTGGACATCGTTGAAGGCAAGGGAGACCTCGGCGGCACCATGCGCCTGGGCCTCTACGAAGCCAAGCTTGACGAAGGTTCCGTCATTGCCGAAACCTACGGCACCACCACCGTCAGCGAACGCCACCGCCACCGCTACGAGGTCAACAACAAGTACCGCGAGCAGATTGCCCAGCAGGGGCTGGTGTTCTCCGGAACGTCCCCCGACGGCAAGCTCGTGGAATACGTGGAGCTGCCCCGCGAGGTGCACCCGTACTACGTGGCAACCCAGGCCCACCCGGAGCTGAGCTCACGGCCCACCCGGCCGCACCCGCTATTCGCCGGCCTCGTCAAGGCTGCCCTGGAGCACCAGAGCGGCAGCGCCGACAACGGCACGGCGGCCGCCGGGACGACGGCCGGGGAAGCAGCAGCTCCGGAAGCGGCAGCTGTGGAAGCCGGTGCCGCCGGCAAGGCTGCCCGTACGGTCACCGCAAAGTAG
- a CDS encoding GntR family transcriptional regulator produces the protein MRASDRAYAALRDDIIEWRLRPGSVLAEVEQSERLGISRTPLREALSRLTAEGLTTTAGGRGVVVTDISLEDIDELFELRETLEGKAAALAAERGDAAIFLQLQGELLEAPSLISTTDPARHEYYELVGRLDSAIDAAISNSYLAQAMRSLRVHLVRVRRLAADDYARLTAAAAEHAAIAEAIAAGNPRLAQAATTMHLHRSLSHVKATHTPQ, from the coding sequence ATGCGCGCCAGCGACAGGGCGTATGCGGCACTGCGCGACGACATCATCGAATGGCGCCTCCGCCCCGGATCCGTCCTTGCCGAAGTGGAACAGTCCGAGCGGCTGGGTATTTCCCGGACGCCCCTCCGCGAGGCCTTGAGCAGGCTCACGGCCGAAGGGCTCACGACGACGGCCGGCGGCCGCGGCGTCGTCGTCACCGACATCTCGCTGGAGGACATCGACGAACTCTTCGAGCTCCGCGAAACGCTCGAAGGAAAGGCTGCCGCACTGGCAGCCGAACGAGGCGATGCCGCCATCTTCCTGCAACTGCAGGGCGAGCTGCTCGAAGCGCCGTCACTTATTAGCACCACTGATCCGGCCCGTCACGAGTACTACGAGCTCGTGGGCCGGCTCGATTCGGCGATCGACGCCGCCATCTCCAACTCCTACCTGGCGCAGGCCATGCGGAGCCTGCGGGTGCACCTGGTCCGGGTCCGCAGGCTCGCCGCCGACGACTACGCGCGGCTGACCGCCGCCGCTGCCGAACACGCCGCCATCGCCGAGGCGATAGCGGCCGGCAACCCGCGGCTGGCCCAGGCCGCCACCACCATGCACCTGCACCGCAGCCTTTCCCACGTCAAAGCCACCCATACACCTCAATAG
- a CDS encoding MmgE/PrpD family protein, which translates to MVKEHHVRVYKSEENLPREDQLAHKIAVVAADPVAVTDDVTDMVINRVIDNASVAVASLNRAPIIAARAQALTHGPSANGKGAKVFGIGERVSPEWAAWANGVAVRELDYHDTFLAADYSHPGDNIPPILAVAQHVGSSGADLIRGIATGYEIQVNLVKAICLHKHKIDHVAHLGPSAAAGIGTLLGLDVETIFQSVGQALHTTTATRQSRKGEISTWKAHAPAFAGKMAVEAVDRSMRGQTSPVPIYEGEDGVIAWMLDGPDASYMVPLPDAGEAKRAILDTYTKEHSAEYQAQAWIDLARKLHKEHPEATDPANVKSVLIRTSHHTHYVIGSGANDPQKYSPTASRETLDHSIPYIFTVALQDGSWHHVDSYSPERAGRPDTVELWHKVTTVEDPEWTRRYHSLDISEKAFGGSVEITLADGTVVTDEIAVADAHPLGARPFAREQYVDKFRTLAAGLVEDAEIERFLDAAARLPQLAAGELDQLNITAAPGVIDFAAAPKGLF; encoded by the coding sequence ATGGTCAAGGAACACCACGTCCGCGTGTACAAGAGCGAGGAAAACCTGCCGCGCGAAGACCAGCTCGCCCACAAGATCGCGGTGGTGGCGGCCGATCCCGTGGCAGTCACGGACGACGTCACCGACATGGTGATCAACCGCGTCATCGACAACGCCTCTGTCGCCGTTGCCTCGCTGAACCGTGCCCCGATCATCGCCGCGCGGGCGCAGGCCCTGACCCATGGGCCCTCGGCCAACGGCAAGGGCGCCAAGGTCTTCGGCATCGGCGAGCGCGTTTCCCCCGAATGGGCAGCATGGGCCAACGGGGTGGCGGTCCGCGAACTGGACTACCACGACACCTTCCTGGCAGCTGACTACTCCCACCCCGGCGACAACATCCCGCCCATCCTGGCCGTGGCACAGCACGTGGGCTCCAGCGGGGCGGACCTCATCCGCGGAATCGCCACCGGCTATGAGATCCAAGTCAACTTGGTCAAGGCCATCTGCCTGCACAAGCACAAGATTGACCACGTGGCGCACCTCGGCCCGTCGGCGGCTGCCGGGATCGGCACGCTGCTGGGGCTCGACGTCGAAACCATCTTCCAGTCAGTTGGGCAGGCGCTGCACACGACCACCGCAACCCGTCAGTCGCGCAAGGGTGAGATCTCCACCTGGAAGGCCCACGCCCCCGCGTTTGCCGGCAAAATGGCCGTCGAAGCCGTGGACCGCTCCATGCGCGGCCAGACCTCCCCGGTTCCCATCTATGAAGGCGAAGACGGCGTGATCGCCTGGATGCTCGACGGCCCGGACGCTTCCTACATGGTTCCGCTCCCCGACGCCGGCGAGGCCAAGCGGGCCATCCTGGACACCTACACCAAGGAACACTCCGCCGAGTACCAGGCCCAGGCCTGGATCGACCTGGCCCGGAAACTCCACAAGGAACACCCGGAGGCCACTGACCCGGCCAACGTCAAGTCCGTGCTGATCAGGACGAGCCACCACACGCACTACGTGATCGGCTCCGGCGCAAACGATCCGCAGAAGTACAGCCCCACCGCCAGCCGCGAAACCCTGGACCACTCCATCCCCTATATCTTCACCGTGGCCCTGCAGGACGGCTCCTGGCACCACGTGGATTCCTACTCCCCCGAGCGCGCCGGCCGGCCGGACACCGTGGAACTCTGGCACAAGGTCACCACCGTGGAAGACCCGGAGTGGACCCGCCGCTACCACTCCCTGGACATCTCCGAGAAGGCATTCGGCGGTTCCGTCGAAATCACGCTGGCCGACGGCACCGTCGTCACCGACGAGATTGCCGTGGCGGACGCCCATCCGCTGGGCGCCCGGCCGTTCGCCCGCGAGCAGTACGTGGACAAGTTCCGCACACTCGCAGCAGGTTTGGTGGAGGACGCGGAAATCGAACGGTTCCTCGACGCCGCTGCCCGGCTTCCGCAGCTGGCCGCCGGCGAGCTTGACCAGCTGAACATCACGGCCGCACCCGGTGTCATCGACTTCGCCGCCGCGCCCAAGGGGCTGTTCTAG
- a CDS encoding 8-oxo-dGTP diphosphatase, whose product MTSVPVTLCFLLRERPGDGTEVLLGLKKTGFGTGKIVGLGGHVEAGETDAEAACREVLEEAAIVVLEEDLRDAGTVEFVFPARPDWNMSTRLFTARRWAGDPAESSEIIPEWFLTSALPLGRMWQDAEHWLPVALNGGVVDAIITLNEDNETVASAEYSYRGV is encoded by the coding sequence ATGACCTCTGTGCCCGTCACCCTGTGCTTCCTCCTCCGGGAGCGCCCTGGCGACGGGACGGAGGTCCTGCTGGGCCTGAAGAAGACCGGATTCGGAACCGGGAAAATCGTCGGCCTGGGCGGGCACGTCGAAGCGGGCGAAACGGACGCCGAGGCCGCCTGCCGTGAGGTACTGGAAGAGGCGGCCATCGTTGTCCTCGAGGAGGACCTGCGCGATGCGGGAACAGTGGAGTTTGTATTCCCCGCCCGGCCGGACTGGAACATGTCCACACGACTATTTACTGCCCGTCGGTGGGCGGGCGACCCCGCGGAGAGTTCCGAGATTATTCCGGAGTGGTTCCTGACCTCCGCCCTTCCCCTGGGCCGCATGTGGCAGGACGCAGAGCACTGGCTGCCGGTGGCGCTCAACGGTGGCGTCGTCGACGCGATCATCACGCTGAACGAGGACAACGAAACAGTGGCGTCCGCCGAATATTCTTACCGGGGCGTGTAA
- a CDS encoding bifunctional 2-methylcitrate synthase/citrate synthase: MAEEEIKKGLAGVVVDYTAVSKVNSDTNSLLYRGYPVQELAARCSFEEVAFLLWNGELPNAEELAAFTARERAGRRLDPVVKQVVDAIPTTAHPMDVCRTAASVMGARHELSEDSSREANMTKAVDLFAAMPAVVAYDQRRRRGQELVEPRDDLGYSANFLWMAFGEESVPEVVDAFNVSMILYAEHSFNASTFAGRVIMSTLSDLHSAVTGAIGALKGPLHGGANEAVMHTFDEIGIRPEESLEEAATRAKTWMEDALAQKKKVMGFGHRVYKHGDSRVPTMKAALDKMIAHYGRPELLGLYNGLETAMDEAKGIKPNLDYPAGPTYHLMGFDTLMFTPLFVASRITGWTAHFMEQLDSNSLIRPLSAYNGVEERHVP, encoded by the coding sequence ATGGCTGAAGAAGAGATCAAGAAGGGCCTCGCCGGCGTCGTGGTGGACTACACCGCCGTCTCCAAGGTCAATTCCGACACGAATTCACTGCTGTACCGCGGCTACCCCGTCCAGGAACTGGCGGCACGGTGCAGCTTCGAGGAGGTCGCCTTCCTGCTGTGGAACGGCGAACTCCCCAATGCCGAGGAACTGGCCGCCTTCACAGCCAGGGAGCGGGCCGGCCGGCGCCTGGATCCGGTGGTCAAGCAGGTGGTTGACGCCATCCCCACCACGGCGCACCCCATGGACGTCTGCCGGACCGCGGCGTCGGTGATGGGGGCCCGCCACGAGCTCTCGGAGGATTCGTCCCGCGAAGCAAACATGACCAAGGCCGTGGACCTGTTCGCGGCCATGCCCGCGGTGGTGGCCTATGACCAGCGCCGCCGTCGCGGCCAGGAACTGGTGGAGCCCCGGGACGACCTGGGCTACTCCGCCAATTTCCTGTGGATGGCGTTCGGGGAGGAATCAGTTCCCGAGGTGGTGGATGCGTTCAACGTCTCCATGATCCTGTACGCGGAGCACTCGTTTAACGCCTCCACCTTCGCCGGACGCGTCATCATGTCCACGTTGTCCGATCTCCATTCGGCCGTCACGGGTGCCATCGGCGCGCTCAAGGGACCGCTGCACGGCGGCGCCAACGAAGCCGTCATGCACACCTTCGACGAGATCGGCATCCGTCCCGAGGAATCGCTCGAGGAGGCAGCCACCCGGGCCAAGACCTGGATGGAAGACGCCCTGGCCCAGAAGAAGAAAGTGATGGGCTTCGGGCACCGGGTCTACAAGCACGGTGACTCCCGTGTGCCCACCATGAAGGCCGCCCTGGACAAGATGATCGCGCACTACGGCCGCCCGGAACTGCTGGGACTGTACAACGGGCTCGAGACCGCCATGGATGAGGCCAAGGGAATCAAGCCGAACCTTGACTACCCGGCGGGCCCGACGTACCACCTGATGGGCTTCGACACGCTCATGTTCACGCCGTTGTTCGTCGCCAGCCGGATCACGGGCTGGACCGCGCACTTCATGGAGCAGCTGGACTCGAACTCGCTGATCCGTCCGCTGAGCGCCTACAACGGCGTAGAGGAACGGCACGTTCCGTAG